The following are encoded in a window of Salinibacter ruber DSM 13855 genomic DNA:
- a CDS encoding SAM hydrolase/SAM-dependent halogenase family protein, producing MPAPAPSSPPIVTLTTDFGTEDAYVPAMKGTMLSICSDARLVDVTHEISPQDVMEAAFVLQSARPYFPDGAVHLVVVDPGVGTERRAVALRAEGQWFVGPDNGVFPLVLDQASPDAIVELDDPTFWRDDSPSTTFHGRDIFAPAAAHLADGRSVEALGTSIDTLEPLRWAQPSTGAQTVQGWVVHVDHFGNCITNIRRPAMAEAAGLENSTPPLDAFPPLKTYAGNTTLQALHPTYGAVPEGDPLLLFGSTGYLEIAANGGNGAELLDIRKGDSVKIVFEEPSE from the coding sequence ATGCCCGCTCCCGCCCCTTCTTCGCCCCCCATCGTCACCCTCACGACGGACTTCGGCACGGAGGATGCGTACGTGCCGGCGATGAAGGGAACGATGCTCTCCATCTGCTCGGACGCACGACTCGTGGACGTAACCCACGAGATCAGCCCCCAGGACGTGATGGAGGCGGCCTTCGTGTTGCAGTCGGCCCGCCCCTACTTTCCGGACGGCGCCGTGCACCTGGTGGTGGTGGATCCGGGGGTGGGCACCGAGCGGCGCGCCGTGGCCCTGCGCGCCGAGGGGCAGTGGTTTGTGGGGCCCGACAACGGCGTCTTTCCACTCGTGCTGGACCAGGCGTCGCCAGACGCCATCGTGGAGCTCGACGATCCGACGTTCTGGCGGGACGACTCGCCAAGCACGACGTTTCACGGCCGCGACATTTTTGCCCCCGCCGCGGCCCACCTCGCCGACGGCCGGTCCGTGGAGGCCCTCGGCACGTCAATCGACACGCTCGAACCGCTCCGGTGGGCCCAACCGTCGACCGGGGCCCAGACGGTGCAGGGCTGGGTGGTGCACGTGGATCACTTCGGCAACTGCATCACGAACATCCGGCGCCCGGCAATGGCCGAGGCCGCCGGCCTGGAAAATTCGACCCCGCCCCTTGACGCCTTTCCGCCCCTCAAAACCTACGCGGGCAACACCACCCTGCAGGCCCTCCACCCGACGTATGGGGCCGTACCCGAGGGCGACCCGCTCCTGCTGTTCGGAAGCACGGGCTACCTGGAGATCGCCGCCAACGGGGGGAACGGCGCCGAACTGCTGGACATACGAAAGGGCGATTCCGTAAAAATCGTCTTCGAGGAGCCGTCCGAATAG
- the ftsH gene encoding ATP-dependent zinc metalloprotease FtsH encodes MADQTSQNDNQNGSGLPGGGPSGTGRGRLIIWVIAGTLLALWAYSYWGMGASGGERISYSEFRTQLQQENVERVEVKGNAINGSLKSQATRSEQGNTIEYQNFVTYLPSFGDEQLMDLLESQGVNVVTKPESSFPWGLVIMGLLPVLLLFGVGYIFLRRMQSQGQGLFSVRQSKAELYDKDEEDTTFDDVAGADSAKEELREIIKFLKNPKRFEGLGGKVPKGVLLVGPPGTGKTLLARAVAGEANAPFFSVSGSDFMEMFVGVGASRVRDMFSEAKETSPAIIFIDELDSIGRKRGAGLGGGNDEREQTLNQLLSELDGFEENEGVIVMAATNRPDILDSALTRPGRFDRQITVDLPTKQSRHEILKIHAREKPLSDDVDLEEIARSTPGFSGADLENLLNEAALLAGRHGHDAIQYSDIEQARDKVMMGLKRDGMVLDDEEKKLLAYHEAGHAIVGAVLPNADPVHKVTIVPRGKAMGVTQQLPEKDQYLYRHDYILDRLAVIMGGRAAEELIFDTATSGAENDLKQVRKMARKMVLDWGMGDQFKHISLGEDQGNVFLGDEIAKGREYSDDTAREVDEEIRRISEDAFQRAVDTLNEHHEAFDQLADMLIEQEEVSGKDVLNLVNGDTDEIGHMPTTNGAAASEENGSADDHEPDEATVIEEDGESGEGRASGSADASGS; translated from the coding sequence GTGGCTGACCAAACTTCTCAGAATGACAATCAGAACGGATCCGGGCTGCCCGGGGGAGGGCCCTCGGGAACCGGCCGAGGCCGTCTCATCATCTGGGTCATCGCCGGGACGTTGCTTGCCCTGTGGGCGTACAGCTACTGGGGCATGGGGGCGTCGGGCGGCGAGCGCATTAGCTACAGCGAGTTCCGCACGCAACTGCAGCAGGAGAATGTGGAGCGTGTGGAGGTGAAGGGCAACGCCATCAACGGCTCGCTCAAGTCGCAGGCCACCCGGTCCGAGCAGGGGAATACGATCGAGTACCAAAACTTTGTGACCTATCTCCCTTCGTTCGGGGACGAGCAGCTCATGGACCTGCTCGAATCGCAGGGTGTGAACGTGGTGACAAAGCCCGAGAGCAGCTTTCCTTGGGGACTGGTCATCATGGGGCTGTTGCCCGTCCTGCTTCTGTTCGGGGTGGGATACATCTTCCTCCGTCGCATGCAGTCGCAGGGCCAGGGGCTTTTCTCCGTCCGCCAGAGCAAGGCGGAGCTCTACGACAAGGACGAAGAGGACACCACGTTCGACGACGTGGCCGGGGCCGACAGCGCGAAGGAGGAGCTGCGCGAGATCATCAAGTTCCTGAAGAACCCGAAGCGGTTTGAGGGGCTTGGGGGCAAGGTGCCGAAGGGCGTGCTTCTGGTGGGCCCGCCGGGCACCGGCAAGACCCTGCTCGCCCGAGCCGTGGCCGGGGAGGCGAACGCCCCGTTCTTTAGCGTATCGGGATCCGACTTCATGGAGATGTTCGTGGGCGTGGGGGCCTCTCGGGTCCGGGACATGTTCAGCGAGGCGAAGGAAACGTCTCCGGCCATCATCTTCATCGACGAGCTCGACTCCATCGGACGCAAGCGGGGGGCCGGCCTCGGCGGCGGCAACGACGAGCGGGAACAGACCCTGAACCAGTTGCTGTCGGAGCTCGACGGCTTCGAGGAAAACGAAGGCGTGATCGTAATGGCGGCGACCAACCGGCCCGACATCCTCGACTCGGCCCTCACGCGGCCCGGCCGCTTCGACCGTCAGATCACGGTGGACCTGCCCACGAAGCAGTCCCGCCACGAGATCCTGAAGATCCACGCACGGGAGAAACCGCTGAGCGACGATGTAGACCTGGAGGAGATTGCGCGCAGCACGCCTGGATTCAGCGGGGCGGACCTCGAAAACCTCCTCAACGAGGCGGCCCTTCTGGCCGGTCGACACGGACACGACGCCATCCAGTACAGCGACATTGAGCAAGCCCGAGACAAGGTGATGATGGGCCTCAAGCGCGACGGCATGGTGCTGGACGATGAAGAAAAAAAGCTGCTGGCCTACCACGAAGCGGGCCACGCCATCGTCGGGGCGGTGCTTCCCAACGCCGACCCGGTGCACAAGGTGACCATCGTGCCCCGGGGGAAGGCTATGGGGGTGACCCAGCAGCTGCCCGAAAAGGATCAGTATCTCTACCGGCACGACTACATTCTGGACCGGTTGGCCGTCATCATGGGCGGTCGCGCGGCGGAGGAACTCATCTTCGACACCGCGACCAGCGGTGCCGAGAACGACCTCAAGCAGGTCCGCAAGATGGCACGGAAGATGGTCCTCGACTGGGGAATGGGCGATCAGTTCAAGCACATCTCCCTGGGCGAGGATCAGGGTAACGTGTTCCTTGGGGACGAGATTGCGAAGGGACGCGAGTACAGTGACGACACGGCCCGAGAAGTTGACGAGGAGATCCGCCGCATCTCGGAGGACGCTTTCCAGCGCGCTGTCGACACGCTGAATGAGCATCATGAGGCCTTCGACCAGCTGGCCGATATGCTCATCGAGCAGGAAGAGGTGTCCGGCAAAGATGTGCTCAACCTGGTCAACGGCGACACCGACGAGATTGGCCACATGCCCACGACCAACGGCGCAGCCGCGTCTGAGGAAAATGGATCTGCCGACGATCACGAGCCGGACGAGGCTACGGTGATCGAAGAGGACGGAGAGTCAG
- a CDS encoding YraN family protein, translated as MATTNDIGDRGEEIAAAHLDGAGYEILARNYRHSRNEVDLVCRETDAGEYVFVEVKTRSGTGFGAPEASITAKKRAALQHAARGYLHEHGAEGAPARFDVVAVMLTGGPPEVQHYENAFWAD; from the coding sequence ATGGCAACGACCAACGACATCGGAGACCGTGGGGAGGAGATCGCCGCCGCTCATCTCGACGGGGCGGGCTATGAGATTCTGGCCCGCAACTACCGCCACAGTCGCAACGAGGTGGACTTGGTGTGTCGAGAAACCGACGCGGGGGAGTACGTTTTCGTGGAGGTGAAGACCCGGAGCGGGACGGGGTTTGGGGCGCCGGAAGCGTCGATCACCGCCAAGAAACGAGCGGCCCTACAACATGCGGCCCGGGGCTACCTCCACGAGCATGGGGCCGAAGGGGCTCCGGCCCGTTTCGACGTCGTGGCGGTCATGCTCACCGGTGGGCCCCCGGAGGTGCAACACTACGAGAATGCCTTCTGGGCGGACTGA
- the secF gene encoding protein translocase subunit SecF, whose protein sequence is MRLFENADYSLIPNRRIGYIISGTLLAISILSLLTKGLALGIDFRGGMEFVVGNTTDLNTVDVRSALTESFEEEPEVKRFGDVGHLVRISKKGDITTMENQVVSALNAQFSGRDIAIESTNVVGPRFAEDLKRGAIYAVLGALLVVFLYIMVRFEWRYSLGAVAALVHDVTITLGIFSVLAGIAPFSVQIDQSLIAAFLTIVGYSLNDTVVVFDRVREYVNLFKTEAFDEIVNRSINATLSRTVVTSLTTLIVVTILFVFGGEVLRGFSFALIVGVVIGTYSSIFVASPTIVELNRRLEKSAA, encoded by the coding sequence ATGCGTCTTTTCGAAAACGCCGACTACAGTCTCATCCCGAACCGCCGCATCGGCTACATCATCTCGGGGACGCTGCTTGCGATCAGCATCCTTTCGTTGCTCACCAAGGGGCTCGCCCTGGGCATCGACTTCCGCGGGGGGATGGAGTTCGTCGTGGGCAACACGACGGACCTCAACACCGTCGACGTCCGGTCCGCCCTCACCGAATCGTTTGAGGAGGAACCGGAGGTGAAGCGATTTGGGGACGTCGGCCACCTGGTCCGCATTTCGAAGAAGGGGGACATCACGACGATGGAGAATCAGGTGGTGTCGGCGCTCAATGCGCAGTTCTCGGGGCGCGACATTGCGATCGAAAGCACCAACGTGGTGGGGCCGCGCTTCGCGGAGGACCTGAAGCGGGGGGCCATCTACGCCGTGCTGGGGGCCCTGCTCGTCGTGTTCCTCTACATTATGGTGCGCTTTGAGTGGCGCTACAGTCTCGGGGCCGTGGCGGCCCTGGTGCACGACGTGACGATTACGCTCGGCATCTTCTCGGTCCTGGCCGGCATCGCGCCGTTTTCCGTCCAGATCGACCAGTCCCTCATCGCCGCGTTCCTCACGATTGTGGGATATTCGCTGAACGACACGGTCGTGGTCTTCGACCGCGTGCGGGAGTACGTCAATCTGTTCAAGACCGAGGCCTTCGACGAGATCGTCAACCGGTCGATCAACGCGACGCTGAGCCGAACCGTCGTGACCTCGCTGACGACCCTCATCGTGGTCACGATTCTGTTTGTCTTCGGGGGCGAGGTGCTGCGGGGCTTCTCGTTTGCGCTCATCGTCGGGGTCGTGATCGGAACGTACTCGTCGATCTTCGTCGCCTCCCCCACGATTGTGGAATTGAACCGTCGTCTCGAAAAGAGCGCGGCCTAA
- a CDS encoding GbsR/MarR family transcriptional regulator, with translation MPSSEPSGLDLLNLDRGSQARVAVDRFVSLWGEMASTWGINRTMARIHALLYCAGRPLSTDEVMECLEVSRGNASMNLRSLVDWNLADKTHRSGSRKDYYRAETDVWQITARIIEERQRREVHPVRSRLQECADLLVQDGASGADHPEPERALHQRLTSLIDLLKVLEGVSEALLPLVRNKDIDQIEQLLAVALRRGESESTPSSSDPS, from the coding sequence ATGCCATCCTCCGAGCCTTCCGGACTGGATCTCTTGAACCTCGACCGCGGCTCGCAGGCCCGGGTCGCGGTCGACCGGTTTGTCTCCCTGTGGGGGGAGATGGCATCGACGTGGGGGATCAACCGCACCATGGCGAGAATTCACGCGCTGCTCTACTGCGCAGGGCGGCCCCTCAGCACCGACGAGGTCATGGAGTGCCTGGAGGTGAGTCGGGGCAACGCCAGCATGAACCTCCGGTCGCTCGTCGACTGGAACCTCGCAGACAAAACGCATCGTTCCGGCTCGCGCAAAGACTACTACCGGGCGGAGACCGACGTATGGCAGATCACCGCCCGCATCATTGAAGAGCGTCAGCGCCGGGAGGTCCATCCCGTCCGGTCGCGCCTTCAGGAGTGTGCCGATCTGCTGGTCCAGGACGGCGCGTCGGGGGCGGACCATCCGGAGCCCGAACGGGCCCTCCACCAGCGCCTGACCAGCCTCATCGACCTTCTGAAGGTGCTCGAAGGCGTCTCCGAGGCCCTGCTTCCGCTCGTCCGCAACAAAGACATCGATCAGATCGAGCAGCTCCTCGCCGTGGCGCTCCGGCGGGGCGAGTCCGAGAGCACGCCCTCCTCTTCCGACCCATCCTGA
- a CDS encoding carboxypeptidase-like regulatory domain-containing protein, which produces MWVRLVAVLFVAACGPGPATGQSTGVIEGRVLDADSNAPLPRTHVFVVESMHGAVTDSSGRFRLEGVRPGPKRLYVSRVGHERRALALRPAPDRPVTVTVRLDAKVLNSPPITVSAERDEEWYERLDRFRRLFIGRSDLAEDCTLVNPEVLRFDDKWWGRFEAWAEKPVIIENRALGYRLTYFLKEFEERGSVVRWDGEPLFEPLAPTDSAEAARWRRNRLEAYRGSLRHFLRALIDDRLDEAQFDLYRLPRASAFRHAARADRFPAERDNILEAGPDSTYLLTAHDRLEVVYHGMPERRAYLEWADLRRRTPRDHQTSQIELNEQPLHIDPSGEIVEPYGATLYQYFAFTARMAKRLPREYEPPK; this is translated from the coding sequence ATGTGGGTGCGTCTCGTTGCGGTTCTGTTCGTCGCGGCGTGTGGGCCCGGCCCCGCGACCGGGCAGTCCACCGGCGTCATCGAGGGGCGCGTGCTCGACGCCGACTCGAACGCGCCGCTGCCCCGCACCCACGTCTTTGTGGTGGAGTCGATGCACGGGGCCGTGACCGATTCGAGCGGGCGGTTTCGGCTGGAGGGGGTCCGCCCGGGCCCGAAGCGGCTGTACGTGTCGCGGGTCGGACACGAGCGGCGTGCGCTTGCCCTTCGTCCCGCCCCCGACCGTCCCGTGACCGTGACCGTGCGCCTCGACGCCAAGGTGCTTAACTCGCCGCCGATCACGGTCTCCGCGGAACGCGACGAGGAGTGGTACGAGCGCCTGGACCGCTTTAGGCGTCTGTTCATCGGGCGCTCGGACCTGGCCGAGGACTGCACGCTCGTGAACCCCGAAGTCCTCCGCTTCGACGACAAGTGGTGGGGGCGGTTCGAGGCGTGGGCCGAAAAGCCGGTCATCATCGAAAACCGGGCCCTGGGCTACCGCCTGACCTACTTCCTGAAGGAATTCGAGGAGCGCGGATCCGTGGTGCGGTGGGACGGAGAGCCGCTCTTCGAGCCCCTCGCGCCGACGGACTCTGCGGAGGCCGCCCGGTGGCGACGGAACCGGCTGGAGGCCTACAGGGGGTCCCTCCGCCACTTCCTCCGTGCCCTCATAGACGACCGGCTCGACGAGGCGCAATTCGACCTCTACCGCCTGCCTCGCGCCTCCGCCTTCCGCCACGCCGCACGTGCCGACCGCTTCCCCGCGGAGCGCGATAATATTCTGGAGGCCGGCCCCGACTCCACCTATCTCCTTACCGCTCACGACCGGCTCGAAGTGGTCTACCACGGCATGCCGGAACGGCGAGCGTACCTCGAGTGGGCCGACCTTCGTCGACGCACGCCCCGGGACCACCAGACCTCCCAGATCGAGCTCAACGAGCAGCCCCTCCACATCGACCCGTCCGGCGAAATTGTGGAGCCCTACGGGGCCACCCTCTACCAGTACTTTGCCTTTACCGCCCGAATGGCCAAGCGCCTGCCCCGCGAGTATGAGCCGCCCAAGTAG
- a CDS encoding AMP-binding protein, with translation MSTDMSPSPNSFPFGQDVVWTPDPDVVADSNLRRFMDRHDLADLSALRTRAASDVAWFWEAVLDDLDIEFYDPYDQIVDLSGGIERPAWCVNGSMNIVHNLLDKWQGTPAEDRAALRWEGEDGATRTLTYGELHQRVCRCANALRDLGLGRGDRIGLFMPMTPEIVIAFLAIAKIGGVLLPLFSGYGVGALVTRLQGAEADALFTADGFARRGRPIDMKETADEAVAQCPTVEHVIVHRHLGRDDTPMTTGRDRFWADFVAGHDPEARTARTGADDPVMVIYTSGTTGPPKGTVHTHCGFPIKGAQDMYHPMDLKPGETMYWMSDMGWMMGPWLVFGTLTVGATMVLYDGAPDHPDAGRLWRLVDDHEVTHLGVSPTLIRALKTHGDAPVRASDRSSLRAIGSTGSPWDPESWSWCFETVLDGEKPILNYSGGTEIAGGILCGNFLEPLKPAAFSGPVPGMDADVVDEDGTPVREEVGELVLRAPWIGMTRGFWGDDDRYHDAYWDRLDDVWVHGDFAAVDEDGLWYILGRSDDTINVAGKRLGPAEIEALLNAHGAVAESAAIGVPHDVKGSEIVAFVVLEPDYDETAALREELMQGVVDEMGKPLKPREIRFADALPKTRNAKVMRRVIRAAYLGEELGDTSSLEDPGTVDAIQEAR, from the coding sequence ATGTCCACCGACATGTCGCCCTCCCCCAACTCCTTCCCATTCGGCCAGGACGTGGTATGGACCCCCGATCCGGACGTCGTCGCCGACTCAAACCTGCGACGGTTCATGGACCGGCACGACCTGGCGGACCTCTCGGCCCTCCGCACACGGGCCGCCTCGGACGTGGCCTGGTTCTGGGAGGCGGTGCTCGACGACCTGGACATCGAGTTTTACGACCCGTACGACCAGATCGTCGATCTCTCGGGGGGCATCGAGCGACCCGCCTGGTGCGTGAACGGGAGCATGAACATCGTCCACAACCTGCTCGACAAGTGGCAGGGCACGCCCGCGGAGGACCGCGCGGCACTGCGTTGGGAGGGGGAAGACGGGGCCACGCGAACCCTGACGTACGGCGAGCTCCACCAGCGCGTCTGTCGCTGTGCAAACGCGCTGCGGGACCTGGGGCTCGGAAGGGGCGACCGGATTGGGCTCTTTATGCCCATGACTCCGGAGATCGTCATCGCGTTCCTGGCGATCGCAAAAATCGGAGGGGTGTTGCTGCCCCTCTTCAGTGGGTACGGGGTCGGCGCACTGGTCACCCGGCTCCAGGGGGCCGAGGCGGACGCCCTCTTCACGGCCGACGGCTTTGCGCGCCGGGGGCGCCCCATCGACATGAAAGAGACCGCGGACGAGGCGGTCGCCCAGTGCCCGACGGTCGAACACGTCATTGTTCACCGGCATCTCGGGCGCGATGACACGCCCATGACGACCGGCCGCGACCGCTTCTGGGCGGATTTCGTGGCGGGGCACGACCCGGAGGCCCGCACGGCCCGCACCGGGGCCGACGACCCGGTCATGGTCATCTACACCAGTGGCACCACCGGGCCGCCGAAAGGGACCGTACACACCCACTGCGGCTTCCCCATCAAGGGCGCGCAGGACATGTACCATCCGATGGACCTGAAGCCGGGGGAGACGATGTACTGGATGAGCGACATGGGCTGGATGATGGGGCCATGGCTCGTCTTCGGCACGCTCACGGTGGGGGCGACCATGGTGCTCTACGACGGGGCCCCCGACCATCCGGACGCCGGACGCCTCTGGCGACTAGTGGACGACCACGAGGTGACGCACCTCGGCGTGTCCCCCACCCTCATCCGCGCCCTCAAGACGCACGGCGACGCGCCCGTAAGGGCGTCCGACCGGTCGAGCCTTCGCGCGATCGGGTCGACCGGCAGTCCCTGGGACCCCGAGTCCTGGTCGTGGTGCTTCGAAACGGTCCTCGACGGCGAGAAGCCGATTCTCAACTACTCCGGCGGCACCGAGATCGCCGGCGGCATCCTCTGTGGCAACTTCCTGGAGCCCCTCAAGCCCGCCGCGTTCTCCGGCCCGGTCCCCGGCATGGACGCCGACGTGGTGGACGAGGACGGCACGCCAGTTCGGGAAGAGGTCGGCGAGCTCGTCCTGCGGGCGCCCTGGATCGGCATGACGCGAGGCTTCTGGGGCGACGACGACCGCTACCACGACGCCTACTGGGACCGACTCGACGACGTGTGGGTGCATGGCGACTTCGCGGCCGTCGACGAGGACGGGCTCTGGTACATCCTGGGCCGCTCGGACGACACGATCAACGTGGCCGGCAAGCGCCTGGGCCCGGCGGAGATTGAGGCGCTCCTCAACGCCCACGGGGCGGTCGCCGAGAGCGCGGCCATCGGCGTGCCCCACGACGTGAAGGGCTCCGAGATCGTCGCGTTCGTGGTGCTGGAGCCGGACTACGACGAAACCGCGGCCCTCCGCGAGGAGCTGATGCAGGGGGTCGTGGACGAGATGGGCAAGCCCCTGAAACCGCGCGAGATTCGTTTCGCCGACGCCCTGCCCAAGACGCGCAACGCCAAGGTCATGCGGCGCGTCATCCGGGCGGCGTACCTCGGCGAAGAGCTCGGCGATACGTCGAGCCTGGAAGACCCGGGCACCGTCGACGCCATCCAGGAGGCGCGGTAG
- a CDS encoding sensor histidine kinase, which translates to MDAYRWSVQLKLGLIVFAVGIALASLWYTQRLVDRLQEREQAVIQLWADALEQVVQTQQASNPHREEFRRLDSLLQALEARPAGDTLSAERVAALQEAVDWAQAMPPTREFNFILNEILQPDQFEVPAIITDSTRRRPLSWQNVGVPDTAAVPAMGDAAGVRQELRDELDDMRSAFEPIPVRIDLSETPGQDPGASSDRLTQYVFYDESALITELRVFPWVQLVFVGLFVMVGYFGFSYIRRSEQSSLWMGMAREAAHQLGTPLSSLMGWIQMLRTPDLAADKRERALTEIENDVERLQRVADRFSDIGSQPKLERCNLVPIIEQTARYLRRRIPQQGQSIALAADLPEQLHAEANEELFAWVLENLLKNALDAIEDEEGRITVTAWKEEGQVFIEVEDTGRGIEGQQWNNIFRPGYSTKKRGWGLGLSLARRVIESYHGGRLELVSSTVGEGSTFRIEIPAARAE; encoded by the coding sequence ATGGACGCCTATCGGTGGTCGGTCCAGCTCAAGCTCGGCCTCATCGTCTTTGCCGTCGGCATAGCCCTGGCGTCGCTCTGGTACACCCAGCGGCTCGTCGATCGGTTGCAGGAGCGTGAGCAGGCGGTCATCCAGCTCTGGGCCGACGCGCTGGAGCAGGTCGTGCAGACCCAGCAGGCGTCGAACCCGCATCGGGAGGAGTTCCGTCGGCTCGACTCGCTTCTGCAGGCCTTGGAGGCCCGTCCCGCCGGCGACACCCTCTCCGCCGAACGGGTGGCCGCCCTGCAGGAGGCGGTCGACTGGGCCCAGGCCATGCCGCCCACACGGGAGTTTAACTTCATCCTAAACGAAATCCTGCAGCCGGATCAGTTCGAGGTCCCGGCCATCATCACCGACTCGACGCGCCGCCGGCCGCTGAGCTGGCAGAACGTGGGGGTGCCGGACACCGCTGCGGTGCCCGCCATGGGCGACGCCGCGGGGGTGCGGCAAGAGCTGCGGGACGAACTGGACGACATGCGGTCGGCCTTCGAGCCGATCCCGGTTCGGATCGATCTGTCCGAGACGCCAGGGCAGGACCCCGGCGCATCGTCGGACCGGCTCACCCAGTACGTGTTTTACGACGAGTCGGCCCTCATTACGGAGCTCCGCGTGTTTCCGTGGGTGCAGCTGGTGTTCGTCGGGCTGTTCGTGATGGTGGGCTACTTCGGGTTCTCCTACATCCGCCGCAGCGAGCAGAGCAGCCTCTGGATGGGAATGGCCCGGGAGGCGGCCCACCAGCTCGGGACGCCCCTGTCGAGCCTCATGGGCTGGATTCAGATGCTACGCACGCCCGACCTGGCGGCGGACAAGCGCGAGCGGGCCCTGACGGAGATCGAGAACGACGTGGAGCGGCTGCAGCGCGTGGCGGATCGGTTCTCGGACATCGGTTCACAGCCGAAGCTGGAGCGCTGTAACTTGGTGCCAATCATCGAGCAGACGGCGCGCTACCTCCGCCGGCGCATCCCGCAGCAGGGCCAGTCCATTGCCCTGGCCGCGGACCTGCCCGAGCAGCTCCACGCCGAGGCGAATGAGGAGCTGTTCGCGTGGGTGCTCGAGAACCTTCTCAAAAACGCCCTCGACGCGATCGAGGACGAGGAGGGCCGCATCACGGTGACGGCCTGGAAGGAAGAGGGGCAGGTCTTCATCGAGGTCGAGGATACCGGGCGCGGAATCGAGGGGCAGCAGTGGAATAACATTTTCCGGCCGGGCTACAGCACCAAGAAACGCGGCTGGGGACTCGGCCTGAGCCTTGCCCGTCGCGTGATCGAGAGCTACCACGGCGGACGCCTCGAGCTCGTGTCGTCGACGGTCGGAGAGGGGTCGACCTTCCGCATCGAGATTCCGGCGGCGAGGGCGGAGTAG
- a CDS encoding adenylosuccinate synthase — translation MPVSIVIGSQWGDEGKGKIVDLLSPDVDIVARYQGGANAGHTIVWDEEGETEEFVLHLVPSGIFHEGVTCVIGNGVVLDPKAILEEIEKIESLGIDVEGRLKISHNAHLIMPYHKAIEAAQEEDRASASDDDEIGTTGRGIGPAYTDKFARTGIRVVDLLDEDVLRRKLRRSIEEKNAILRDVYDAEALDVDRIVEEYVEFDQKIDDYVTDTSAYLSRALDDGARVLAEGAQGSLLDVDFGSYPYVTSSHPTAGGCCTGLGVSPTEIDRVLGIAKAYCTRVGNGPFPTELDGEVGQALREKGGEFGATTGRPRRCGWLDLVALRYTCMVNGFNELALTKLDILSGIDELKVCTEYRYDGKTTRRFPSEPQNLTRVEPQYETLPGWEADISAVRHVDDLPRAAQDYLAFIENYLDVEIGLVSNGPRRSQIITDVQPMAAA, via the coding sequence ATGCCAGTCTCTATCGTAATTGGAAGCCAGTGGGGCGATGAGGGGAAGGGGAAAATTGTAGACCTCCTGAGCCCGGACGTCGACATCGTGGCCCGCTACCAGGGCGGCGCCAACGCCGGACACACCATTGTGTGGGACGAGGAGGGGGAGACCGAAGAGTTCGTTCTCCACCTCGTGCCGAGCGGAATCTTTCACGAAGGGGTCACCTGCGTCATCGGGAACGGGGTGGTGCTGGACCCGAAGGCCATTCTGGAAGAGATCGAGAAGATTGAGTCCCTGGGCATCGACGTGGAGGGGCGGCTGAAGATCTCCCACAACGCCCACCTCATCATGCCGTACCACAAGGCGATCGAGGCGGCACAGGAGGAGGATCGGGCCTCCGCGTCCGACGACGACGAAATCGGGACCACGGGACGCGGCATCGGGCCCGCGTACACCGACAAGTTCGCCCGCACCGGCATCCGGGTGGTGGACCTGCTCGACGAGGACGTGCTGCGCCGGAAGCTCCGGCGCTCCATCGAGGAGAAAAACGCCATCCTCCGGGACGTCTACGACGCGGAGGCGCTGGACGTCGACCGCATCGTGGAGGAGTACGTCGAGTTCGATCAGAAAATTGACGACTACGTCACCGACACCTCGGCGTACCTCTCGCGTGCCCTCGACGACGGGGCCCGCGTGCTGGCCGAGGGCGCGCAGGGGTCGCTCCTTGACGTCGACTTTGGCAGCTATCCGTACGTGACCTCCAGTCACCCCACGGCCGGCGGATGCTGCACCGGGCTCGGCGTCTCGCCCACCGAGATCGACCGCGTCCTGGGCATCGCAAAGGCGTACTGCACGCGTGTCGGCAACGGACCTTTCCCCACGGAGCTCGACGGCGAGGTCGGGCAGGCGCTGCGGGAGAAGGGCGGTGAGTTTGGGGCCACGACGGGCCGTCCCCGTCGGTGCGGCTGGCTTGACCTGGTGGCCCTGCGCTACACCTGCATGGTGAACGGCTTCAACGAGCTGGCCCTGACCAAGCTCGACATCCTCTCCGGGATCGACGAGCTGAAGGTGTGCACGGAGTACCGGTACGACGGCAAGACGACCCGGCGCTTCCCGAGTGAGCCGCAGAATCTCACCCGCGTGGAGCCGCAGTACGAAACCCTGCCCGGGTGGGAGGCCGACATTTCGGCGGTCCGCCACGTCGACGACCTGCCCCGGGCGGCCCAAGACTACCTCGCCTTCATCGAGAACTACCTCGACGTAGAGATCGGATTGGTCTCGAACGGGCCGCGCCGCAGCCAGATCATCACGGACGTGCAGCCGATGGCCGCGGCCTGA